From the genome of Nasonia vitripennis strain AsymCx chromosome 1, Nvit_psr_1.1, whole genome shotgun sequence, one region includes:
- the LOC103315360 gene encoding uncharacterized protein DDB_G0283357-like isoform X2: MNKINSSNPTASSSSSGSSSSGSSSSGSSRSGSSSSGSNSSGSSSSGSSSSSNNNSSSSSSNSSSGSSRSRQVSAKKARLSPSLLYSPLPRTPTSSLERPMTPRAAVTPRSSVLQPVVGSNGCSRARRGARRNLAAEYVGDQENVDPTAPPELSLFDELEEFLVLRNAITAGGAQQEEQQQQPQHLEPLPQQQQQSPEQQHPLQHQQPPPQHQQPPQHIQPPQHQQPLPQQQQQSPQHQQPPPQHQQPPQHIQPPQHQQSPPQQEQAQLQDFFSVTKKSSYLPPYLLTRYRKR, from the exons ATGAACAAAATAAACAGCAGCAACCCCactgccagcagcagcagcagtggcagcagcagcagtggcagcagcagcagtggcagcagcagaagtggcagcagcagcagtggcagcaacagcagtggcagcagcagtagtggcagcagcagcagcagcaacaacaacagcagcagcagcagcagcaacagtagcagtggcagcagcagaagccgcCAAGTTTCTGCGAAGAAGGCTAGGCTGag CCCTTCATTGCTGTACTCGCCGCTGCCCCGAACGCCAACATCCTCGTTGGAGAGGCCAATGACGCCACGAGCCGCGGTTACGCCACGGTCGTCGGTTCTCCAACCGGTTGTTGGCTCCAACGGCTGCTCCAGAGCTCGTCGTGGGGCGAGGCGAAACTTGGCCGCCGAGTATGTCGGCGACCAAGAGAACGTAGACCCGACAGCTCCACCAGAATT atCACTATTTGATGAATTGGAGGAATTTTTGGTTCTTAGGAATGC GATCACAGCAGGAGGAGCACAGCAggaggagcagcagcaacaaccgCAACACCTCGAACCACTAccacaacagcaacagcaatcACCAGAACAGCAACATCCACTACAACATCAACAACCACCACCACAACACCAACAACCACCACAACATATTCAACCACCACAACACCAACAACCACTAccacaacagcaacagcaatcACCACAACATCAACAACCACCACCACAACACCAACAACCACCACAACATATTCAACCACCACAACACCAACAATCACCACCACAACAGGAGCAGGCACAGCTGCAAGA TTTCTTTTCAGTGACCAAGAAGAGCAGCTACCTCCCCCCTTACCTCCTCACCCGATACCGGAAGCGGTAG
- the LOC103315360 gene encoding uncharacterized protein DDB_G0283357-like isoform X1, with translation MNKINSSNPTASSSSSGSSSSGSSSSGSSRSGSSSSGSNSSGSSSSGSSSSSNNNSSSSSSNSSSGSSRSRQVSAKKARLSPSLLYSPLPRTPTSSLERPMTPRAAVTPRSSVLQPVVGSNGCSRARRGARRNLAAEYVGDQENVDPTAPPELSLFDELEEFLVLRNAITAGGAQQEEQQQQPQHLEPLPQQQQQSPEQQHPLQHQQPPPQHQQPPQHIQPPQHQQPLPQQQQQSPQHQQPPPQHQQPPQHIQPPQHQQSPPQQEQAQLQDDQEEQLPPPLPPHPIPEAVANGFRGPQRRSRGKFAHNRDFIRELEPMPDLEGYPVGNLKFCTATHVRKALYVAANFFRLTGGRFPRQTDRMQKSYHACLRTVDKHVCEMGAQKFSLYGLSVEEAQAFYDAAYGSYLMRKNDPTRRGRRR, from the exons ATGAACAAAATAAACAGCAGCAACCCCactgccagcagcagcagcagtggcagcagcagcagtggcagcagcagcagtggcagcagcagaagtggcagcagcagcagtggcagcaacagcagtggcagcagcagtagtggcagcagcagcagcagcaacaacaacagcagcagcagcagcagcaacagtagcagtggcagcagcagaagccgcCAAGTTTCTGCGAAGAAGGCTAGGCTGag CCCTTCATTGCTGTACTCGCCGCTGCCCCGAACGCCAACATCCTCGTTGGAGAGGCCAATGACGCCACGAGCCGCGGTTACGCCACGGTCGTCGGTTCTCCAACCGGTTGTTGGCTCCAACGGCTGCTCCAGAGCTCGTCGTGGGGCGAGGCGAAACTTGGCCGCCGAGTATGTCGGCGACCAAGAGAACGTAGACCCGACAGCTCCACCAGAATT atCACTATTTGATGAATTGGAGGAATTTTTGGTTCTTAGGAATGC GATCACAGCAGGAGGAGCACAGCAggaggagcagcagcaacaaccgCAACACCTCGAACCACTAccacaacagcaacagcaatcACCAGAACAGCAACATCCACTACAACATCAACAACCACCACCACAACACCAACAACCACCACAACATATTCAACCACCACAACACCAACAACCACTAccacaacagcaacagcaatcACCACAACATCAACAACCACCACCACAACACCAACAACCACCACAACATATTCAACCACCACAACACCAACAATCACCACCACAACAGGAGCAGGCACAGCTGCAAGA TGACCAAGAAGAGCAGCTACCTCCCCCCTTACCTCCTCACCCGATACCGGAAGCGGTAGCGAATGGCTTCCGTGGACCGCAGAGGAGGTCTAGGGGAAAGTTTGCCCACAATCGGGACTTCATAAGGGAGTTAGAACCGATGCCGGATCTGGAAGGCTACCCGGTCGGCAACCTGAAATTTTGTACTGCTACACATGTGCGTAAAGCACTATATGTAGCAGCCAATTTTTTCAGGTTGACGGGCGGGCGGTTTCCTCGTCAGACAGACCGTATGCAAAAGTCATACCATGCGTGTCTACGCACCGTAGACAAGCATGTTTGCGAGATGGGGGCACAGAAGTTTTCCCTGTACGGTCTGTCTGTAGAGGAAGCCCAAGCCTTTTATGATGCGGCATATGGGAGCTACCTTATGAGGAAAAATGATCCTACCCGAAGGGGTAGACGACGATGA